gtgtgtgttgaaAGATTTAGTATCTGTAGAAAACAGATTGTctgtctgttttaaaaatgtttgtacccgtcattagaaatgtgtgcgtctgtaaaactgttttataacgggaaaacaaacatgtctgtCTATAAAGTTGCTTTGTCCGTGTGTGAAATGTCACACGcacaaataaacatgtatttaTCTACAATGACAAAGTTACAAATACAGTATGTTTTGCTTCTCACTAAATCAACCAATCAGCAGCCATGAGCTGTCACCCAATCTGTGTGCTGCGTATATTGTAATTGATGTATTTCATTACAATATAGcaactaaaagaaaataagagttggtcattattattaaaaaatatgtctgagttgtgggtgggaccattggcccggagcaaccccacccccctgaCCCTTcccctttgctgagagctctctatttacactctctcctgctagcttacagtccctcacatccCTAGTGGCGTTGCAGCAAAAAATGGCGACCAATGTTGGAGCTAATTGAGCCAGATGctagctcggacgaggaaaacgaacaTTTAGATAGATGAATCAGAATGACGCGgagcacaattttttttttaaactgcattttttgtctgctcctaattcacaatttGAACgaagtaatactcagaaatgcaatctcaagcttaactttcttgatatttttcttccatcgtcagaaaaaatgccacgagaacatgttaaaaacaacagaaacacaattttatcagagtgggtctttcataTAAAAGAATGTGGTGTCTTTAAGACTCCGCCCACTTACCAGGACAAAAGCAAACAAGGTAATAGCAGGGGGAAAAAGACTCACAATGGGTtagttttttgcaaaaattttAATTCTGAAAACATATGTAGACTCCACAAACTTTTCCATGTAACACGTGGGTCACAACAGCACAGATTCATATTACAGgctcacacacacctacacaaaTCCATTTATTTTGTATGGTAAACATGGCACACATGAACATTAATATGGCGTTTAAACTTCACTCCAATAAAACATTCTTGCACAATCTGTCCAACTCGGTCAGGCAAAGTCTCAcggtctaaaagaaaaaaatcttttttaaaaagtgcttttcaaacatttaacatACAAACATTTAATACAGACAGTGGTGGTTCGTTCACATTTCATGGTGACGCTAAAATATTCACCATTCTTTAAACTGTCCAAGAGTTGCTCTCATACAATTGAacctttaaaatgttcattttagtcGCTTAGAAATGCTTGAGATGAGCATTTTTctcaacataaataaaaaagtgacttctttgtttggtttctttttatttacttttttatttctgtagagTTCATGATCCTTCACAGGTTGCGTCTGCTTTAAATGCACAGCATGGgggtgtgggtggggcaacATGGTCTTCGGCTGTTAATTTCGAGGTCTGGCATGGCGCACCACCTTCCTCTCAAAAGCACTCCTCATGGTCTTCTCTATCTGCTTGAGGAAGACCTGGGGAATGCGACCGCACAGAGTGTTGACCGTGTCCAGGAACCTGCTCTGGACCGGGTAGAACAGCGATTGGAACATGTTGTCCTCGAAAGGGAACTGCGGAGACAAAGGCGTAACGTCAGATCCCCAgccagctgctgcaggaagacAATTTTgtaggttgtgtccgaattccctcactactttATGCACTTTCTGTGgcgttcgccatttttttttccgGGGGgttcaaatctacaattccaaaatccagtgccctggacaAGTCCCTGAGGTCTCTGCTTAAAACtaatgagcatcgatgcacagtAGATCAggaaatatagaccacaatgcattgcggttaaacaatttttttcgggaaaaaaaattgtttttaccatacttaaggtaaaaaaaaaaaaattatacttaaaaaaataaatcatcatcAATTTGCCTATTGATGGGCTTTGGCGTGTTGGCGAAAATggctaaataattttaaaaatttatgAGAACATTGGCTTTAGAGTCTTCATATTTACAATCGAATTTCTTAGGTTTTACTTTGGTAAATAAGTTCTGAACTATATTGTGTTTCAGGAGTTGGGGAGAAGGGAGGGAATTCAGAGACAGCcctcagtttcaggcattaaacaataaaattctgCCCCAGTTGTCCTTGGCAGGCTCATCTCTGTCAGAGTAAGGCAAtatccgaattcccaccctactccctaactactaaaacacaatatagtgcaggactacgtagtgccctggattttattagcaattcagacaccatgctcactactttttttatggcgaatatgacgtcatcgatttcatgaagtgaaaatctaattaatatgagaGTTTTGCAATGATCGTTTATGAGTCCACGgagttctgatgatgaaaacgattttaataataaatataaaataaaatgttttcacaaacattgttcaaacacaatgcactCTGGtttatattcgccaatctagtgagcatcagtgcacactggtttttcacagagacttatgggaaatttctagggcacaggattttggaattgtagattcggacagctctacaaaatgaaGAAGGCAatgtatagtgcactatgtaatgagtagtgaaggaattcggacaggGCCTAAAAAGATTCcagaaagcaaaaaacagacccagattgttttgtttttttaacatgagcCCCACAGAATCCAATTATATTATTGTGCTATaaaactgctgcagttcaaacccgAAGTTAGAGTAATATGCTCTACTGTGAACTGATCTTTCTGCTACTCagctttgctgatgacacacagctttaaggcctgttcacaccgggacgaatttcgccggcgattttcgccgacgtttaacgcctcgtgactaaacaaagggcaccaatgagagtgtgcacaccgacgcgaaaaaacgccacgcgacaaagcgtcaaaaaaaaaaccgcctcgggttcgtttttttttttcgacgcaacgcgtcgaaatctattcgaccaatgagaatggcgcttttgcacacgtgtctggagcttctgaagttacagtaaaacacaacttgggggcgctcaaacacaaaactgccttgctgagcacacataccagcgaagaagatagacgccaagtagcgtcaacactgccgcaaagaaataatgacggacattctaaaatatccccttaccaagtaccagttggagctactgatgcttgaaatattcatgttttctttgtattattctgacaagcgcgtaaatagtcgctctcttcttctgagtgaaaaacgactttaagaagcgtaaagttgcgcagcgccaccttgtgtacaggagtatttctgtttatattaagcgccatctaatgtcagggaatgaaattgcatgttcgctcggctcaccgtcagcgaaaatcgcctgggtgtgaacacaaaaaacgtggcgaaaaacgctggcgaataacgcctggcgaatattcgtcccggtgtgtacgggcctttatgtTGACGTTTTGAGTTCAATCAAATTCTGCTAGTTTTGTCTTAATTACCTCATGGAATGCTCAGGTCTTATGGCAGCAcattcaattttttaatttattttatcatttatttacagCAATTTATCAAATTTCATCACTATAACCTGTGAAAAAATCCTAATCCAAGGCTGTCAATTTCTGAAGAGCATGAATGAAggaattttaaacaaattcgTATACAGGTCGCAATTAAACACAGGCTTTCAGTTGGGGTTATAGTTTCTTACAATTCTTATTTTATCCTAAAAATATACGCTCCAAATAAATATCTGCATTTAGCGATTAGTTGTCTTCTTGGTAAAtaatgtttaatgtttattaGTATGACTGTCTAAAagtctgaaaacaaaatgcaaaaaacaacatttgaaacCTACAGtacatattttgattttttttttctcttcctgtaTATAGTGAAAGTTCTACAAGCAaccaatgtatttatttatttctgtatatttaataaaacaatattagTTCACTGCTTTTACacatgttattttcttttaaccttCATTACAGGAGTTATACCTTTATTTACTTCATTATGACGGtttctttataattttttaaataaacgtctttgtattcaaaaaaatattgtaataattttatttataatttttgtttattacaaACCTTTtggttattttacaaaacaattttttttactgttttttcttcttctccattTCAGATACTGTTTTCAttagttttatttctaaaatacttatgttattacattttagaatcaCATAAATTATCcgatttttcaaatctttcaacaaTATTTAAAgtcacaaacattaaaatgtttgatcctatatttaaaaaaaaaacacagacttttttgtaaaattgtacTCGATAACTTTGGGACCTGATCAATATGTGCACTaagatttttgtgtgtttgatatcaaaataaaagtttctgttGACAGGAAACTCATGGACCATAAGAGTGACACCATTTTGGCTAGGGAGCCTCAGAAGAAGAGTTTGAGTCATGCgaccatctttaaaaaaaacctttattgactGGCTAACAGAAAGGATATTGGATAATTCACTCTAAATAGTTCTGAAAGCTTTTAAGGAGAGAAAAAGAGTGTTTCCTGCCAGATTGGGACccagtttgaactttttttttgttcgtcATGGCGTCCGGACATCCTCTCAAAAGGGGAGCACTCACATCATGGATGGCGTCGTAGATGACTTTGAAGGCTGGCTGCTTGTCGTCGTGATACACTCCACGGTTGCCGTGCAGGATGGACACGCCCTCCTCTTCAGCGGCTTTACAGTTGCTCCCGTACATGCAGTGGTCGGGTCTGTAGTTCCACTGACAGGGAAAGATGAACAGACACTCTGCACAAAGAGAACACACAAGTAGAAAACACACCAGCTTTACCCCAGCTGACCCAAAACCTCacaatatgtaaaaaaataaatgtgttttttttttgcacaaataagctccccccccccttctttttggcattttaaaagtagtctgaagaaaataagttgaaaaaagggaaaatttgaaatgacaacctttaaaagtcaaattttaGTGAATGCATGTGCAGTTTGGTTTCTATAATCTacctaatatttattttttagtcttgGAAATGGAAAAGTACATTCATGTTTTCAAAAgactttttggttttattttctaaacatgttcttgctaatcctatttttttcatattctttTCTGTAgtgaaagttattcaagtcataaactgaccaaacaGATGCTGCATTataagtatgtggtctcacgttaAACATTCGAGACtgctgattgacagattctcctgagcccgctttcaaatagtaggggtgtggccttccaacaagctcagtccTGATGGATGAGATCGGTTACTATAGAAACACTGTCTCAAACAGGGACTAAACACTGCTTACTGTCagtgtctggctccaacatggtcatgttgtggggggaaaatggcaactgaattgacttcatttggttggagctagaaataagccattttctatgagtGATGCAGCGTTAGAaagcatctggttacacaaagtattgccATGTAAATCGAAAACTTTTACggtcaaatgaaaatactttatcttaccctataatatatcagaaaattgattacattaaccaacactgtaacctaatgagtatttttaaaatttagaacacTTGTATGGACTGGGACTAGTACAGCATtccaaatataaagtaatatttataacatccatttcaaataaacacatgtGTAAATGATACCATGTTTACATTGTGCGCTGCAGTAGCAGTAAAGACTAATATCCctgatcttttaaacaagacaTGCAGGTGCAATGTTGTCATTTGGGCTTACTCGGTTCGTTCGGAAGTCACGTGACATCGTTCGTGTACACTcggttttatcttaaaaagtcGGACGTCCTCGTGAAATCAGGTTGTCTCggaccacaggataaccgcttaTTTCGAACGCTGGTGaagtcacactcactcagtccaggtgtCGTATACAGTCACCCCAATTAAAGGTACATTTTTGCCATTTCGAATTCTATGGGTTACATCAGTCTGCCTACTTGGAGAGCATTCAGAAACATGCAACTTGATCTACTGTTGACATAGAAGGGGAAATCCTGAGCAAGATGGTTCACTAAATCCCAGCCTTGAACATCTCAGGCTCTTCCCAGAAATGACCCCAAGCACTCCAGCTTCGGGAAAATAATGGCTGAACTTGATGCCAGAAAAAGGCAGAGTGAACCGAATagtaagagagaaaaaaactgcaccTGGGTTGTCATGGAAGATGATGTTGAGAAGGTCCTGGTCTCCCCATGTGATATGGCTCTTGTACTTCTGATAGAGTGGATGCAGAAGATCCCCCCACGACAAGCCGCTGGATATCATGCTGTTCTgtgacaccaaaaacacaaacagctcaGCGGCAGGCAGACATGATCAAAGGAGGAGAACATTTATATTCCGCTTTGCTCTGGCAAGCCCGCTGCCAGAGAAGCTGCTAAATTAAGTTCTGAGGGCAGAAGTCTGTGATGCTAGAGTGCTAATCTGGAAGGCTTCAATCACAGCCACTTTAAAGCACTCAGCCTTTGGACTGGAGCTCAAAGAAACAAGCTGCAGAATGCAGAAAGAAGTCGTGGATTTGTTATCCTGCACTCTGAGCAAACCCAGACCTAAAGAAATCTCTTAATTTccactagcccttgtgctatttaagatgaccccacccttacattgacgtgttctccctaccatgataaaggtggataaaggtggaaagatttcatgtaattcatggacaccagtgaagatcacaaaacattgaagaaaaaaggttcagcgaactgtctagtgggtctagattacccaactcccaatgtcaaagtgcctaggatagcacaagggttatgcaaTAATTACACTGTACGACACGAGGAAAGCTTGCAATGTGTGATACTAGTGATCAATGCTGCAATGAGCTTACGAcacatgaacaaaaaacaactaatacattattttcatttcactgcaaacgttttatttaaataggAGTCAACATAACCGATTACACTCCAATTGACCCACGTCTACATAGAGGGCGGgcgtctaacataaaagggctccatgcCATTGGTCGACGGTGTGAAAGGgtgcatccgattggtcaaatacaTGATAGGGATTTATGCAATTTGTTAAATACAATTGCCATGAGATTCTTTTAGCAcgtgtgtaaacatttaagtTTATCGCAGTTACCGTCGTCTTTTGCACAACGCGTATCGCACAGGGTGATTCTACGAAAAACGGaaaattttctatttatttatactgaccaaaaaatagtttttgaacACAATGTTCCCTTGTTTATTGTGGGGGGTTAtgcactaaaaacaaaaaacgcaaTAGGTCAAAGTTTAAAGCGTTGAAGTCAAGAATTATGGAATTAAAAGAAAGTTCTGCAAGCGATCAGAAATGTAAGTAAATTTGTCAAAttgaacgcattctgtacaggagacatggtagggaggagattgattgattgattgagaaGGTCCAAAGCCAATCAGGAAGCAGAACAGAatgcactgttaaaaaaaatcaacacaacaGAAAGATGGGGAAAGGTAAAGCCAAGATAAAAAACCCAAAGCAGTTTATGTTTAATCATTTTGCCGACATCATTTTCTCAAATACTTACAAAACCTAAAACTGTTTTACTGATGTATTTTTTGACTTTAATTTTAAcggttgtaattttttttaactttttaaagcacTTATCAACAACTTTGCAATTTTTTCCCttataatttaacattttcGTATTTTTCCCCACACAATTTTGCTAGTTTTTGTCAGCTACCTAGAATTGCATCATATTTTAGTGGTTTATGAATGTTCcaaacaattttaatctttgttAAAAATTATTTGGCTTTAATCTTGTTCCAAcgtttttctgatattttagcttgaaaatgaaaagcaggACAGCCAAACTTCAACTAATGCAAATATTTCTGtactctgtatttaaactttggcttaaaaaaagcaatttggGGTTTAGTATAAACCGTGTTCTGTGCATAATAATTCATGTTTTAATTAAAGCTGCAAGCAGCGTTGATCAAGCCAAAACCTTGGGCCTTCTTTGCCCCCTACCCAGAGACCTACTGGACCTTAGTGAACATGTGTGACATGGTTGTCAAATCTCATGGCCTGCATCTCTCTGATATGAGCTAAGAGAATTTCAACTTCAGTGAAGGTAACAGACCATGGcaatgattacattttttgctCTTCGAGGGGCTCATGAAACATGTTTCCATTTTTGCAATGATGTCCAAAACTATCTTTTTGGATCTCCATGGCAACATATTTAGCTTTTTCAGAAACTTCTCCCTCATCTTCAAAGAAGGGGACAATAGTTGTGACGTCATGATGTTCAGGTTTGcccaacctttttttaaattaaactgttgcagtgaaatgtaaATGATGTATTTAccgtagttgtttttttgttcatgtatcgcaagttatatcatcatcgcaatattgatcaccaatATTGCAGATTGCAAGTTATCCTCATACCGTGCAGCCTTAGTAGTAACgtacagccgcttttctctgTCAGAATTGCATAAAAGGTCGAAGAATTAAGGTAGTTTGCAGAGCGTACGTAGTAGGAACTTACTTTGAAGAGCGTGCTGCGGATCTTTGTGAGGTTCATCAGCATGACGCCAGAGTTGACCCCTGTGACCCCGTAGAAAGGGTGGCGGGCAAAGCGGCTGTACCATCCGATCTTGGGCACCTCGTGCTCTGGCGCCATGGCTGCCAGTTGGGTCTCGTTAAAGGACTTCAGGAAACCCCAAATATCATCCATGGGTCGCAAAAACAGCACATCCGTGTCCACGTAGAGTAATGAGTCCACGTCTTTCAGTATGACCtgacgggaaaaaaaaacagcaaagagttgagttaaaaaaaaaaaaaaagtcaagctgCATGATTTAAACACGTTTtcaaaagtctttgttttttttttaattgttaaaaaatattgtaaacatACATCATGCAACTAGTTATCAATACCAGTTCTTTAAATTCAACAAccatttttccctttaaaagccattttttatgtaaaatgtttgAATGATGAAAAGTCCACTTTGGTTGGTTTATGTCACTAGTTCTCTTAAACACAATTCTAACaaccaaataaaaatagttttcaatGGAAATTGTAACACTAAATCGATATCGACTTGATTTGTGaactttggatttaaaaaaaatcaaatggatTCAGTGTTCAAGTCATCGCCTTTGTAATTTGCTGATTAGTAACAAAGCATGGTTGAGGATGAAGAAAGAGCTAGCGTCTCACAGGAAGGAAAAGTCTCTGAGCTGCACAGGGCTTGAAGAGCTTCTTCCACTCTTCTGCGTTTCCCACCGAGAAGGAGATGGGGTAGACGCTGAACTGGAACCTCACTCTGACAGAGTGGGGCCAGAGGCTCAGCTGCAAGCAGAACAACACAAGCGACCGCTTAATACCAAACAGAGATTTTTTGTCAGGGGATAGCACACGCTTATAGAAAAAAACTACCATAACTTTTCAAGCCTTTAAGCAATTAGTATAATTTCAATGGACTctgagaaaagcggctttgcattTTGGCTTTACTGCTATTCTCTGCATCAGTGTCAGCTGATTCACCATGATTGCATAACCACgttgctgcttttctccacttcagaatccataGGAATTACATTTATTGCCTAAACActcaaagagttacggtagtccaAAGAATATCAACAGTGAGGCTAAGGCTCTGGTGGTAAAGGGTTAAATCCCTTCATGGCCATGTGATTGCAGGAGCATATACCAGCTAATGCTAGGTAAAGGCAGGCTACACTCTGACCAACAGCCAGTCCATCCCAGGGCAACACACACCTACAATGCATATATTTggactgggatttgaaccagggcctacTCACTGTGAggccactacaccaccatgcagaaCTTGCAGTGTCATCTTACAATTTACAATTTTCCCAATTCTTATGGGTTCTTGCCTTTAGATTTCTGTTCTCTCTGGTCTGCAGAAAGGCACTGTGCATTTACACTAAAGTGTACCGCGTTGGAGTTCATTTGCAAGGGAACTGTGAGTCTCATTCACAGCAACAAGAAATAGAGTTTTCTTGTTTGGTCTGCACTCCAGTTCGGGTGAGCACCATCCCATTCAAGACAACTAACGTGGAGAAACCGATTGTTGatcaaacaaagacaaagaacCATGTCTAACAAATGcagcataaattaaaaaagaaggaaacttaaacttaaaaagGAAAGCATCAAGTTTGTTGGTTTGTACACAGTTagtaaaaaatgaatggatgcaAGTCTTACCCTTTCCTCAAACTGTGGAGCCAAGGAATCCTCAGAGAAAATGTGAAACTTGATCTTCTTTTGGCTGAACAGCAGGGCCGATTTGATCATAGTGAGGGTTTCATCCAGACGGTTCCCACATGCCACTACGGCCAAGTGCATCAAGTCCTCATCCCTGGTGCGCTTGGTCAAGGCTTGAGCCACATTAGAGTCCGCTTTGCTAAaacatagataaataaaaagtgaaaatgcagtCAAGCTGTTTCCAAATGACCTTGATGTATCCCATTGTTTTAGTTCTATGTTTGGTCCGGGGCAAATATCCCAATCCAGGATCTGGATCCaggccctgcaatggactggtgaactgtccagggtgtaccccgcctttgccctcCAGTGACTGGGTGGGTTCAAGCAAGCCTGTAACCCCTAACAAGGAATACAGCAGGTTAAGAAGATAGATGACGTATCTATGACTTTATGAAAAACAATGTCTGCTTGTTGCCTCTGACAAAACGAATTTTCAGCTTGCATTCCACTTTCAACCACTTCTGTTTGCAAACCACAGAACTTCAAACatgcagttgtatttttttcagagCACATTCCACCTTTCCAAGTTTTCTACTGATTGCTCACtacatcctttttcttttattcagatTGCAGGGACAGGAGTATTTCTACCTTCTGCTGCAAAACTCCTCCCTGTTGACCAGATCCATAATGCTAAGGTGGCATTCTTGTCAGATCTCCAAAACATCTTGACTGGTTCCTTTTAATTTGTAGGAGTACTAGATCTACTCTGAGTTCCTCCTGAATTAATCTTTAAAGGAGATCCCAGCCACCATGAGAAGGAATCTCTTTCTTGTAATCTCTGATTTGTTCACAACCTGCACCATGTACCCACCAGAATTCTTCCCTCACATGCAGAATATAAAGCCACAATGACAAGCACCTAGCTATGACTAAGAGTGTATTTATGGGAATCCTTATGTCA
The nucleotide sequence above comes from Oryzias latipes chromosome 5, ASM223467v1. Encoded proteins:
- the gxylt2 gene encoding glucoside xylosyltransferase 2 isoform X2; the encoded protein is MRIHGRVVAIAACFGVFLLLYFWGGNAADDPLLKEVGEDSGEDGEEDGESSPSPSEFGGNEAEKFAEKESKADSNVAQALTKRTRDEDLMHLAVVACGNRLDETLTMIKSALLFSQKKIKFHIFSEDSLAPQFEERLSLWPHSVRVRFQFSVYPISFSVGNAEEWKKLFKPCAAQRLFLPVILKDVDSLLYVDTDVLFLRPMDDIWGFLKSFNETQLAAMAPEHEVPKIGWYSRFARHPFYGVTGVNSGVMLMNLTKIRSTLFKNSMISSGLSWGDLLHPLYQKYKSHITWGDQDLLNIIFHDNPECLFIFPCQWNYRPDHCMYGSNCKAAEEEGVSILHGNRGVYHDDKQPAFKVIYDAIHDFPFEDNMFQSLFYPVQSRFLDTVNTLCGRIPQVFLKQIEKTMRSAFERKVVRHARPRN
- the gxylt2 gene encoding glucoside xylosyltransferase 2 isoform X1 gives rise to the protein MRIHGRVVAIAACFGVFLLLYFWGGNAADDPLLKEVGEDSGEDGEEDGESSPSPSEFGGNEAEKFAEKERWGSVHAHSKADSNVAQALTKRTRDEDLMHLAVVACGNRLDETLTMIKSALLFSQKKIKFHIFSEDSLAPQFEERLSLWPHSVRVRFQFSVYPISFSVGNAEEWKKLFKPCAAQRLFLPVILKDVDSLLYVDTDVLFLRPMDDIWGFLKSFNETQLAAMAPEHEVPKIGWYSRFARHPFYGVTGVNSGVMLMNLTKIRSTLFKNSMISSGLSWGDLLHPLYQKYKSHITWGDQDLLNIIFHDNPECLFIFPCQWNYRPDHCMYGSNCKAAEEEGVSILHGNRGVYHDDKQPAFKVIYDAIHDFPFEDNMFQSLFYPVQSRFLDTVNTLCGRIPQVFLKQIEKTMRSAFERKVVRHARPRN